A section of the Mangifera indica cultivar Alphonso chromosome 12, CATAS_Mindica_2.1, whole genome shotgun sequence genome encodes:
- the LOC123192093 gene encoding LOW QUALITY PROTEIN: protein DMP4-like (The sequence of the model RefSeq protein was modified relative to this genomic sequence to represent the inferred CDS: deleted 2 bases in 2 codons): TVIQNAISQTFQSMAHLANLLPTGPVLAFQLLSRIFTNGGNCDSVSRSMTAWLAALCGFSCFLLSFTDSFKDKNGTVCYGFATIRGLWVIDGSATIPPQFTKKYQLCFIDFMHAFMSILVFAAVALFDQNVINCFYPTPSDETQEMLTALPVGIAVICSMLFILFPTQRHGIGFTQTSN; the protein is encoded by the exons ACTGTGATACAAAATGCTATTAGCCAGACGTTTCAGAGCATGGCTCATTTGGCCAATCTT TTACCTACAGGACCAGTTCTTGCATTCCAACTTCTGTCACGCATATTCACGAATGGAGGTAATTGTGACTCAGTCAGCCGGTCCATGACTGCTTGGCTTGCAGCCCTTTGTGGTTTT TCATGCTTTCTGCTAAGCTTCACAGACAGCTTCAAGGATAAGAATGGAACCGTCTGCTATGGATTTGCCACAATAAGGGGCTTGTGGGTCATTGATGGTTCAGCTACAATTCCACCTCAATTTACTAAGAAATACCAGCTGTGCTTTATAGATTTCATGCATGCCTTCATGTCAATACTGGTATTTGCAGCTGTTGCACTATTTGACCAGAATGTCATAAATTGCTTCTACCCAACACCTTCAGATGAGACTCAGGAGATGCTCACAGCATTGCCAGTTGGGATTGCTGTCATCTGTAGCATGCTCTTTATTCTTTTTCCAACCCAGCGCCATGGAATTGGCTTTACACAGACCAGTAATTAA
- the LOC123230321 gene encoding pentatricopeptide repeat-containing protein At5g46100-like — protein sequence MGVKSVFKWSKQITSAQVVQLIRAERDVNKALVIFDSATAEYANGFKHDEGTFGLMISRLVSANQFKQAEDLLDRMKKERCKIKENILLIICRGYGRVHRPADAIRVFYKMKEFECEPTEMSYITVLDILVEENQLKTAFRFYRYMKEIGIQTSVPSLNVLIKALCKNSGTTDAAIRIFREMPKRQCTPDSYTYGTLINGLCRFGKVDEAKELFKEMEIKGCSPSVVTYTSLMHGLCECGNIDEAMGFFEEMRSKGIQPNVFTYSSLMDGLCKGGCSSQAMELFEMMISKRHRPNVITYSILMNGLCKEGKLREAVEILDRMKLQGLKPDAGLYGKVITGFCDISKFQEAANFLDEMVLQGISPNRLTWSLHARIHNMVVQGLCKSGVNRAFQVYLSMRTRGISIEAGTYSSLITCFCKKDDLHKAARIVEEMVLDGCVPDEGTWSVVVSGFWDRQKVRQAAKSLQVELINQNFENEEDIQSQDA from the coding sequence ATGGGTGTTAAGTCTGTGTTTAAATGGTCGAAACAAATAACATCTGCCCAAGTAGTGCAGCTCATACGAGCTGAAAGGGATGTGAACAAGGCCCTTGTCATATTTGATTCGGCAACAGCTGAGTATGCAAACGGTTTCAAGCATGATGAAGGCACATTTGGTCTTATGATCTCTAGATTAGTCTCTGCTAACCAGTTTAAGCAAGCTGAGGATCTTCTTGATAGAATGAAGAAAGAGAGATGTAagatcaaagaaaatatattgcTCATTATTTGTAGAGGCTATGGTCGTGTTCACCGCCCAGCGGATGCCATCAGGGTTTTCTATAAGATGAAGGAATTCGAGTGTGAACCCACTGAAATGTCTTACATTACGGTGTTAGACATTCTTGTTGAAGAGAATCAGTTAAAGACAGCATTTAGATTTTATAGGTATATGAAAGAAATAGGTATTCAGACTAGTGTTCCTTCCCTTAATGTTTTGATCAAGGCTCTGTGTAAGAACAGCGGGACAACTGATGCAGCTATTAGAATATTTCGTGAGATGCCTAAGCGCCAGTGCACTCCAGATTCATATACGTATGGTACTTTGATCAATGGGTTGTGCAGATTTGGGAAGGTAGATGAAGCAAAGGAGCTGTTCAAAGAGATGGAGATAAAAGGGTGTTCACCAAGTGTTGTTACTTACACCTCTTTAATGCATGGTTTGTGCGAATGTGGGAATATAGATGAAGCTATGGGTTTTTTTGAAGAGATGAGGAGCAAAGGTATTCAGCCAAACGTGTTTACTTATAGTTCCTTAATGGATGGACTGTGCAAGGGTGGATGTTCTTCACAAGCTATGGAACTATTTGAGATGATGATTAGCAAACGTCATAGACCTAATGTGATAACATATAGTATTTTAATGAATGGTCTCTGTAAAGAGGGGAAACTCCGAGAAGCTGTGGAAATTCTTGATAGGATGAAGCTTCAAGGCTTGAAACCAGATGCAGGGTTATATGGAAAGGTAATTACCGGTTTCTGTGATATCAGCAAGTTTCAAGAGGCTGCGAACTTCCTTGATGAGATGGTCCTTCAGGGGATTTCACCTAATCGATTAACTTGGAGTCTCCATGCTAGGATTCATAACATGGTGGTTCAAGGCCTTTGTAAAAGTGGTGTGAATCGAGCATTTCAAGTGTATCTAAGTATGCGGACTAGGGGTATCTCGATCGAGGCTGGGACTTACAGCTCACTCATAACATGTTTTTGTAAGAAAGATGACCTTCATAAAGCTGCTCGCATTGTTGAAGAAATGGTGCTTGATGGATGTGTTCCAGATGAAGGAACATGGAGTGTGGTGGTGAGTGGGTTTTGGGATCGACAGAAAGTAAGACAAGCTGCTAAATCATTACAGGTTGagttaataaatcaaaattttgaaaatgaagaagacaTCCAAAGTCAAGATGCATGA
- the LOC123192946 gene encoding triose phosphate/phosphate translocator, chloroplastic isoform X1, which produces MESRVLSRATTISTVSNFRKPLRQSNNNLSFVSVKPIGAVGEGGNVIWGRQLRPALLLEGLHAPAGLLAEKREILRPCLAAASSPAEGGDSAGEVKVGFFDKYPALVTGFFFFMWYFLNVIFNILNKKIYNYFPYPYFVSVIHLLVGVVYCLFSWAVGLPKRAPIDSKLLKLLIPVAVCHALGHVTTNVSFAAVAVSFTHTIKALEPFFNAAASQFVLGQSIPLTLWLSLAPVVIGVSMASLTELSFNWTGFISAMISNISFTYRSLYSKKAMTDMDSTNVYAYISIIALIVCIPPAIIVEGPLLVKHGFADAIAKVGTVKFISDLFWVGLFYHLYNQLATNTLERVAPLTHAVGNVLKRVFVIGFSILVFGNKISTQTGIGTVIAIAGVAIYSFIKAKMEEDKQQAKSA; this is translated from the exons ATGGAGTCGCGAGTGTTGTCACGTGCCACCACCATCTCCACCGTCTCTAACTTCCGGAAGCCGCTGCGGCAGAGCAATAACAACTTAAGCTTTGTGTCTGTCAAGCCAATCGGAGCTGTTGGTGAAGGCGGTAATGTGATCTGGGGGAGACAGCTACGACCAGCTTTACTCCTCGAGGGCTTGCATGCTCCAGCCGGTTTGTTGGCCGAGAAAAGGGAGATTCTCCGGCCCTGCCTCGCCGCTGCTTCTTCGCCTGCCGAAGGAGGCGATTCCGCCGG AGAAGTTAAGGTCGGGTTCTTTGACAAGTACCCGGCTCTTGTCACCgggtttttcttcttcatgtG GTACTTCTTGAACGTGATATTCAACATTTTAAACAAGAAGATTTACAATTACTTTCCATATCCTTA TTTTGTGTCAGTTATTCATCTGCTGGTTGGAGTTGTTTACTGCTTATTCAGCTGGGCCGTTGGCCTTCCCAAGCGCGCT CCTATTGATTCAAAACTCCTGAAGCTGTTGATCCCTGTGGCCGTGTGTCATGCACTTGGCCATGTCACCACCAATGTCTCCTTTGCAGCTGTTGCTGTCTCATTTACTCATACCATCAAAG CTCTCGAGCCCTTCTTCAATGCTGCTGCTTCTCAGTTCGTACTAGGACAATCAATACCCTTGACTCTATGGCTGTCTCTGGCTCCTGTTGTTATTG GTGTGTCCATGGCATCATTGACTGAACTTTCATTCAACTGGACGGGCTTCATTAGTGCTATGATATCCAACATATCATTCACTTACAGGAGTCTCTATTCAAAGAAAGCCATG ACTGATATGGACAGTACTAATGTTTATGCTTACATATCTATCATTGCACTCATTGTTTGTATTCCACCTGCCATTATT GTTGAGGGACCTCTACTGGTCAAACATGGTTTTGCTGATGCAATTGCAAAAGTGGGTACAGTCAAGTTCATTTCAGATCTTTTTTGGGTGGGTTTGTTTTACCATCTTTACAATCAG TTGGCTACCAACACCTTGGAGCGGGTTGCACCTCTTACACATGCCGTTGGCAACGTGCTGAAGCGTGTGTTTGTGATTGGGTTCTCAATCTTGGTCTTTG GTAACAAGATCTCAACACAAACAGGTATTGGAACAGTCATTGCAATTGCTGGAGTTGCAATTTACTCGTTCATTAAGGCCAAGATGGAAGAAGATAAGCAA CAAGCAAAATCGGCATAA
- the LOC123192946 gene encoding triose phosphate/phosphate translocator, chloroplastic isoform X2, giving the protein MWYFLNVIFNILNKKIYNYFPYPYFVSVIHLLVGVVYCLFSWAVGLPKRAPIDSKLLKLLIPVAVCHALGHVTTNVSFAAVAVSFTHTIKALEPFFNAAASQFVLGQSIPLTLWLSLAPVVIGVSMASLTELSFNWTGFISAMISNISFTYRSLYSKKAMTDMDSTNVYAYISIIALIVCIPPAIIVEGPLLVKHGFADAIAKVGTVKFISDLFWVGLFYHLYNQLATNTLERVAPLTHAVGNVLKRVFVIGFSILVFGNKISTQTGIGTVIAIAGVAIYSFIKAKMEEDKQQAKSA; this is encoded by the exons atgtG GTACTTCTTGAACGTGATATTCAACATTTTAAACAAGAAGATTTACAATTACTTTCCATATCCTTA TTTTGTGTCAGTTATTCATCTGCTGGTTGGAGTTGTTTACTGCTTATTCAGCTGGGCCGTTGGCCTTCCCAAGCGCGCT CCTATTGATTCAAAACTCCTGAAGCTGTTGATCCCTGTGGCCGTGTGTCATGCACTTGGCCATGTCACCACCAATGTCTCCTTTGCAGCTGTTGCTGTCTCATTTACTCATACCATCAAAG CTCTCGAGCCCTTCTTCAATGCTGCTGCTTCTCAGTTCGTACTAGGACAATCAATACCCTTGACTCTATGGCTGTCTCTGGCTCCTGTTGTTATTG GTGTGTCCATGGCATCATTGACTGAACTTTCATTCAACTGGACGGGCTTCATTAGTGCTATGATATCCAACATATCATTCACTTACAGGAGTCTCTATTCAAAGAAAGCCATG ACTGATATGGACAGTACTAATGTTTATGCTTACATATCTATCATTGCACTCATTGTTTGTATTCCACCTGCCATTATT GTTGAGGGACCTCTACTGGTCAAACATGGTTTTGCTGATGCAATTGCAAAAGTGGGTACAGTCAAGTTCATTTCAGATCTTTTTTGGGTGGGTTTGTTTTACCATCTTTACAATCAG TTGGCTACCAACACCTTGGAGCGGGTTGCACCTCTTACACATGCCGTTGGCAACGTGCTGAAGCGTGTGTTTGTGATTGGGTTCTCAATCTTGGTCTTTG GTAACAAGATCTCAACACAAACAGGTATTGGAACAGTCATTGCAATTGCTGGAGTTGCAATTTACTCGTTCATTAAGGCCAAGATGGAAGAAGATAAGCAA CAAGCAAAATCGGCATAA